In the Tribolium castaneum strain GA2 chromosome 1, icTriCast1.1, whole genome shotgun sequence genome, one interval contains:
- the LOC103314865 gene encoding uncharacterized protein LOC103314865, with protein MTPHCIKVLVLLAIVALPRTEALFSRPPFAPSPIHFHLEDDGPPFIPKYSSLKFFSPSSVSSDKFPSWKKPPKYLVGKLPDWKVPDFVDDEKNLKEVVLEEPFRPVSFDFNSLAKSKHRFDDVKPVTEHIEGDLKYDFRTKTHSI; from the exons ATGACTCCTCACTGCATCAAG GTCCTAGTCCTGCTGGCCATCGTGGCGCTCCCCCGCACCGAGGCTCTCTTCTCCCG gCCACCGTTCGCCCCTTCGCCCATCCACTTCCACCTCGAAGACGACGGCCCGCCATTCATCCCAAAATACTCCTCGTTGAAGTTCTTCAGTCCATCAAGCGTGTCGTCGGATAAATTCCCATCGTGGAAGAAACCACCCAAGTACCTTGTTGGTAAATTACCGGATTGGAAGGTACCAGACTTCGTCGACGACGAAAAAAACCTAAAGGAAGTGGTTTTGGAGGAGCCGTTCCGACCGGTCTCTTTTGACTTTAATTCACTGGCCAAGTCAAAGCACCGATTCGACGACGTCAAACCGGTTACCGAGCACATCGAAGGCGACCTCAAGTACGATTTCAGGACCAAGACGCATTCTATCTGA
- the LOC100142120 gene encoding uncharacterized protein LOC100142120, whose product MAYRLVIASFGILSLLGLCDAGHHGHHHKKVIIHVPFKVKTIHHTHTIVKHVGHGGGGGGGEFYKVIGYSGGIDDGEVVTHGHGGGGGGGGGGGHGWHGGFEGGFGGGHGGAEESHSIGGGHGYETASQSGGIGGGHGYALGGGGGGGGGDEGGHHEIGHASLSSGGDVGGGLGSYGGGHEGGFGGGHEGGFGGGSAEGGYGGGFEGGFGGGHVSEGFGGHSEGFSAGGGDGGNSYESYGGGDGGHQGYD is encoded by the exons ATGGCTTACCGTCTTGTG ATAGCCTCCTTCGGGATTCTTTCCTTGCTGGGTCTGTGCGACGCCGGGCACCATGG CCACCACCACAAAAAGGTCATCATCCACGTGCCCTTCAAAGTCAAGACCATCCACCACACGCACACAATCGTGAAGCACGTGGGCCACgggggcggcggcggcggcggcgaaTTCTACAAAGTCATCGGCTACTCCGGCGGCATCGACGACGGTGAAGTCGTGACGCACGGCcatggcggcggcggcggcggtggAGGCGGCGGCGGCCACGGCTGGCACGGCGGCTTCGAGGGCGGCTTCGGGGGCGGCCACGGCGGCGCTGAGGAATCGCACTCGATTGGAGGCGGCCACGGCTACGAAACGGCCAGTCAGAGCGGCGGCATCGGCGGCGGTCACGGCTACGCCCTTGGGGGTggaggcggcggcggcggcggcgatGAGGGCGGGCACCACGAAATCGGCCACGCCTCGCTGAGCTCCGGGGGCGACGTCGGCGGAGGGCTGGGCTCGTACGGCGGCGGCCACGAAGGCGGGTTCGGCGGCGGTCATGAGGGCGGCTTCGGGGGCGGCTCGGCCGAGGGCGGCTACGGCGGCGGGTTCGAGGGCGGCTTCGGGGGCGGCCATGTGAGTGAAGGGTTCGGCGGACACAGCGAGGGGTTCAGCGCAGGAGGCGGCGATGGGGGAAATAGCTACGAGAGCTATGGAGGAGGAGACGGAGGTCATCAAGGCTACGATTAG
- the LOC103314864 gene encoding uncharacterized protein LOC103314864, with amino-acid sequence MYSRNVICVLLLGLWVESSESAKDKLHIKVKVPDLVHKHTHTKYVYLHDKKEPKKMHHHKGKAKYQFSPFSYNYQPFFNDGYSKAKSWKTLRSEKYETETVSNPHSDYPGNKYIVKSNYKVREKLPYEDTTIGYDREFQYPSADIESDYHKNEKLVDYENQKHDPFPKSGKLQGKKNGPKEYYYIYKGPAPEYDYYKNDNDFFPLEHIQEFEKDAPKEKKKPKEVQYSYKVPSSDYDFHKSVQLVDYYLKKNNNNPDFSSAPLQEEPKNTYNDVDYEVAKNENSHFDPSIEYEFEKYKTDPEYDHLDEYGDF; translated from the exons ATGTATTCCAGGAAcgtgatttgtgttttgttgCTCGGGTTGTGGGTGGAGAGCAGTGAGAGCGCCAAAGACAA GCTGCACATCAAGGTGAAAGTACCGGACCTGGTGCACAAGCACACGCACACCAAGTACGTCTACCTGCACGACAAGAAGGAACCAAAGAAGATGCACCACCACAAGGGCAAAGCCAAGTACCAGTTCAGTCCGTTCAGTTACAACTACCAGCCGTTTTTCAACGACGGGTACTCCAAGGCCAAGTCCTGGAAAACCCTTAGAAGCGAGAAATACGAAACCGAGACGGTCAGTAACCCACACAGTGATTATCCCGGGAACAAGTACATAGTCAAAAGCAACTACAAAGTGAGGGAGAAACTGCCTTATGAGGACACCACGATTGGGTACGACCGCGAATTCCAGTACCCTTCAGCTGATATCGAAAGCGATTATCACAAGAATGAGAAACTTGTAGACTACGAAAACCAAAAGCACGACCCTTTCCCCAAATCGGGCAAATTACAAGGGAAGAAAAATGGCCCTAAAGAGTACTACTACATCTACAAAGGCCCAGCGCCCGAGTACGACTACTACAAAAACGACAACGACTTTTTCCCCCTTGAACACATTCAAGAATTCGAAAAAGACGCACCGAAAGAGAAGAAGAAACCGAAAGAGGTTCAGTACTCTTACAAAGTACCATCGTCCGACTATGACTTCCACAAGAGCGTGCAACTTGTCGATTACTACTTGAAAAAGAATAATAACAATCCGGACTTTTCGTCGGCTCCTTTGCAGGAAGAACCCAAGAACACGTACAATGATGTTGATTACGAAGTTGCAAAAAATGAGAACAGTCATTTTGACCCTTCCATAGAGTATgagtttgaaaaatacaagacTGACCCCGAGTATGACCATTTGGACGAGTATGGCGATTTTTAG
- the LOC103314863 gene encoding uncharacterized protein LOC103314863, translated as MSAISWILMVLVAALSSTASAFFLNWGSSNQETNPPYPAYYYHQRVLQAPTGYTEPPVPAIPVQVPLQAQLTPATVHNVQLVPCLCPVSQDYELEKNSQEFFSSQHKTN; from the exons ATGAGTGCGATTAGCTGGATACTAATG GTCCTGGTGGCGGCGCTGTCCTCCACCGCCTCCGCTTTCTTCCTCAACTGGGGATCTTCCAACCAAGAAAc GAATCCTCCATACCCCGCCTATTATTACCACCAACGGGTCCTGCAGGCTCCTACAGGATATACGGAACCTCCGGTTCCTGCAATTCCGGTGCAGGTTCCGCTCCAGGCACAACTCACTCCTGCAACGGTGCATAATGTCCAACTTGTGCCGTGCTTATGTCCGGTTTCGCAAGATTACGAGTTGGAGAAGAATTCGCAGGAGTTTTTCAGCAGCCAACACAAGACcaattaa
- the LOC103314862 gene encoding transcription factor MafA-like: MKIIAWFFWCLAAIVAKVTAGGHGGHHHVKFIIPYHHKTIKHTHTIHKTIHHKHEGGGGGHGLGHSHGGVPKGWH, encoded by the exons ATGAAGATAATAGCTTGG TTCTTTTGGTGCCTCGCTGCCATCGTCGCTAAGGTCACAGCTGGAGGACATGGGGGCCACCATCACGTCAAGTTCATTATTCCGTACCATCACAAGACCATCAAGCACACCCATACCATCCACAAGACCATACACCACAAGCATGagggtggtggtggtggtcaTGGGTTGGGACACAGCCATGGGGGAGTTCCCAAAGGATGGCACTAA